A stretch of the Dyella telluris genome encodes the following:
- a CDS encoding tetratricopeptide repeat protein, which translates to MSEALQQFHFLRPWWLLALVALPLLVLIATRRQGAREQLSRLVDPELLPFLLKGTTVRRRASPWLLAGGWLLVTLAMAGPTWSRVAQPLYAKRAAQVVAVSMSQRMLARDVTPSRLDRARYKVRDLFAVNHDGLNALIAYAGEAFAVAPLTTDASALNDLLDALAPDTMPVDGDNAAQAIERGTALIRDAKVGGGSLVLVTDDAGDAAQAAARKAAADGVRVSVLGMGTAQGGPVPLSDQGFQRDEHGDMLLARRNDSALRALAASGGGQYVPMTDDNRDIQALATELATHGEAEPAADLHSDEWQDRGPWLLLLLLPLAAVSFRRGWLMLLALALLPAWPGPARASSWSDLWHRPDQQAATALQQGDAKRAQQLAKDPAWRGAAAYRAGDYATAGKDLRSLPGSDAQYNLGNALAKQGDYQGALDAYDRALKVDPHNADAQANRKAVEDWMHRQQKNPQNDNGAKDNKGKAGPGPTTTPPDNAQGQSGQPQREDGKQDQGQGKPSQDGKDGAQGNGKPQGEQGGNQPMDRSPDQGGATPPQTPEQQAEQRARQEQAQQALQKQMDAALGQQARDKPQNGAHELGAIEKDDPQAKLPADVRQALQRVPDDPGALLRRKFELEYRQRHGGAGPSEGDSP; encoded by the coding sequence ATGAGCGAGGCCTTGCAACAGTTCCACTTCCTGCGGCCATGGTGGCTGCTTGCGCTGGTGGCGTTGCCGTTGCTGGTCCTGATCGCGACGCGTCGACAGGGCGCCCGCGAACAGCTCTCGCGCCTGGTCGACCCCGAACTGCTGCCATTCCTGCTGAAGGGAACCACGGTGCGCCGCCGTGCTTCGCCGTGGCTGCTTGCCGGTGGCTGGCTGCTCGTCACGCTGGCCATGGCGGGACCCACCTGGAGCCGTGTCGCGCAGCCGCTCTACGCGAAGCGTGCGGCGCAGGTGGTGGCCGTCTCCATGTCACAGCGCATGCTGGCGCGCGACGTCACGCCGAGCCGCCTGGACCGGGCGCGCTACAAGGTGCGCGACCTGTTCGCCGTCAATCACGATGGACTCAATGCCTTGATTGCCTACGCCGGCGAAGCCTTCGCGGTGGCGCCATTGACCACGGACGCGTCCGCGCTCAACGACCTGCTCGACGCGCTTGCGCCAGACACCATGCCGGTGGATGGTGACAACGCGGCCCAGGCCATCGAGCGCGGCACCGCGCTGATTCGCGACGCGAAGGTGGGTGGCGGATCACTCGTGCTGGTCACCGATGATGCCGGCGACGCGGCGCAGGCGGCAGCGCGCAAGGCGGCGGCCGATGGCGTGCGCGTGTCGGTACTCGGCATGGGTACCGCTCAGGGCGGGCCCGTGCCGTTGTCGGACCAGGGCTTCCAGCGTGACGAACACGGCGACATGCTGCTCGCGCGCCGCAACGACAGTGCCTTGCGTGCACTCGCTGCCAGCGGCGGTGGGCAGTACGTGCCGATGACCGACGACAACCGCGATATCCAAGCCCTCGCCACCGAACTGGCGACGCATGGCGAGGCGGAACCGGCCGCGGACCTGCACAGCGATGAATGGCAGGATCGCGGCCCGTGGCTGTTGTTGCTGTTGCTCCCGCTCGCGGCGGTGTCGTTTCGTCGTGGCTGGCTGATGCTTCTGGCGCTGGCGCTGCTTCCGGCATGGCCCGGTCCGGCGCGCGCCAGCAGCTGGAGCGATCTGTGGCATCGCCCCGACCAGCAGGCGGCCACCGCCTTGCAGCAGGGCGATGCAAAACGGGCGCAGCAGCTGGCGAAGGATCCGGCATGGCGTGGTGCAGCTGCCTATCGCGCGGGCGACTACGCCACGGCGGGAAAGGACCTGCGCAGCCTTCCCGGCAGCGATGCCCAGTACAACCTCGGCAATGCGCTGGCGAAGCAGGGCGATTACCAGGGCGCGCTCGACGCCTATGACCGCGCGCTCAAGGTGGATCCCCACAACGCCGATGCGCAGGCCAACCGCAAGGCGGTGGAAGACTGGATGCATCGCCAACAGAAGAATCCACAGAACGACAACGGCGCGAAGGACAACAAGGGCAAGGCTGGCCCGGGTCCAACCACCACGCCGCCCGACAACGCGCAGGGCCAGTCCGGCCAGCCGCAGCGCGAGGACGGCAAGCAGGATCAGGGTCAGGGCAAGCCATCGCAGGACGGCAAGGATGGCGCGCAGGGCAACGGCAAGCCGCAGGGTGAGCAGGGTGGCAACCAGCCGATGGACCGCTCTCCGGATCAGGGTGGCGCCACTCCACCGCAGACGCCGGAGCAGCAGGCCGAGCAGCGTGCCCGCCAGGAACAGGCGCAGCAGGCCCTGCAGAAGCAGATGGACGCGGCCCTGGGTCAACAGGCCAGGGACAAGCCACAGAACGGCGCGCACGAGCTGGGCGCCATCGAGAAGGACGATCCGCAAGCGAAGTTGCCCGCCGATGTACGCCAGGCGCTGCAGCGCGTGCCGGACGACCCGGGGGCGCTGTTGCGACGCAAATTCGAACTGGAATACCGGCAGCGCCACGGTGGCGCCGGGCCGTCAGAGGGTGATTCGCCGTGA
- a CDS encoding efflux RND transporter periplasmic adaptor subunit gives MQRTIRRKSIVLATGIIAAVAAAQMYRGSERAKAKTPAAPSSSVPVKVASAHRGDLDLRLKVIGRAEAFSTVNVQARVSGQLQTLLFSPGGQVKQGDTIIRIDPSLLQAQVDQALGNLAKDQAQLDNANTVIKRYQPLLGKGYVSQMDYDTYKANQGIYTASVKADKAAVELARTQLGYAQIQAPFDSIAGAPLVYPGAQVTANDTSIVVLNQIRPIHVTFAVPETGLDGIKESMARGKVPVTVNVPGSKAAPMEAELDFINNAVDATTSTIQLKARYANDDIRLTPGQFVEVSLPTTRLANVVTVPVVALQNSPLGSFVFVANGDGTVQQRMVTAGPTTGSQIVIEKGLTGNETVVTDGQLLLVDGAAVHVVTDNG, from the coding sequence ATGCAGCGTACGATCCGCAGGAAATCCATCGTGCTCGCCACGGGCATCATCGCCGCCGTCGCCGCTGCGCAGATGTACCGTGGCAGCGAGCGTGCGAAGGCGAAGACGCCTGCCGCCCCGTCGTCGTCCGTGCCGGTGAAGGTGGCCAGTGCCCATCGCGGTGACCTGGACCTGCGGCTCAAAGTGATCGGCCGTGCCGAAGCGTTTTCCACGGTGAACGTGCAGGCGCGCGTCAGCGGCCAGCTGCAGACGCTGCTGTTCTCGCCGGGCGGACAGGTGAAGCAGGGCGACACCATCATCCGCATCGATCCCAGCCTGCTGCAGGCGCAGGTGGACCAGGCGCTGGGCAACCTTGCCAAGGACCAGGCGCAGCTGGACAACGCCAACACCGTCATCAAGCGCTACCAACCCCTGCTCGGCAAGGGTTACGTGTCGCAGATGGATTACGACACCTACAAGGCGAACCAGGGCATCTACACCGCCTCGGTGAAGGCCGATAAGGCCGCGGTGGAGCTGGCACGCACGCAGCTGGGCTACGCGCAGATACAGGCGCCGTTCGACAGCATTGCCGGCGCACCGCTGGTGTATCCGGGCGCACAGGTCACGGCGAACGACACCTCCATTGTGGTGCTGAACCAGATCCGCCCCATCCATGTGACCTTCGCGGTTCCTGAAACCGGGCTCGATGGGATCAAGGAATCCATGGCGCGCGGCAAGGTGCCGGTGACGGTGAACGTTCCCGGTTCGAAGGCCGCGCCGATGGAGGCCGAGCTCGACTTCATCAACAACGCGGTGGATGCCACCACCAGCACCATCCAGCTCAAGGCACGCTACGCCAACGACGACATCCGGCTTACGCCGGGGCAGTTCGTGGAAGTGTCGCTGCCGACCACGCGACTGGCCAACGTGGTGACGGTGCCCGTGGTGGCGTTGCAGAACTCGCCGCTGGGCAGTTTCGTGTTCGTCGCCAACGGTGACGGCACGGTGCAGCAACGCATGGTGACCGCCGGGCCCACCACGGGCTCGCAGATCGTCATCGAGAAGGGCCTGACCGGCAACGAGACGGTGGTGACGGACGGCCAGCTGCTGCTCGTGGATGGTGCGGCGGTGCACGTCGTGACCGACAACGGCTGA
- a CDS encoding O-acetyl-ADP-ribose deacetylase — MNIEIITGDITRLGTDAIANAANTSLLGGGGVDGAIHRAAGPRLLQACRAIPEVSPGVRCPTGEARVTPGFDLPARYIIHTVGPVWHGGSHGEAERLASCYRQSMLLATEYDLSSIAFPAISCGVFGYPPEQASRVALRTLLDGPTGGPEQVLICCFGDAMAALWRAALNDED, encoded by the coding sequence GTGAACATCGAGATCATCACTGGTGACATTACCCGCCTCGGGACGGATGCCATCGCCAATGCCGCCAACACCTCGCTACTGGGTGGCGGTGGCGTGGATGGCGCCATTCACCGTGCCGCAGGCCCACGGCTACTGCAAGCCTGCCGCGCCATCCCGGAGGTCAGCCCCGGCGTACGCTGCCCTACGGGTGAAGCCCGCGTCACGCCCGGCTTTGACCTGCCTGCGCGCTACATCATCCATACCGTTGGCCCGGTGTGGCATGGCGGCAGCCACGGCGAGGCGGAACGGCTGGCCAGCTGCTACCGGCAAAGCATGCTGCTCGCGACGGAGTATGACCTTTCCTCCATCGCATTTCCCGCGATCAGTTGCGGCGTGTTCGGATATCCGCCGGAACAGGCGTCACGCGTTGCTTTGCGCACCCTGCTCGATGGGCCCACGGGTGGCCCCGAGCAGGTGTTGATCTGCTGCTTCGGTGACGCCATGGCCGCCCTGTGGCGCGCCGCGCTCAACGACGAAGATTGA
- a CDS encoding BatD family protein → MKLRLWRFLCCGILCLWPLVSLAAEVQATLDRQQVALGETVTLNLRANGGGMASVPDLSVLSRDFAVLGSSSNTSISIINGQRAAQLTVGVALRPLHAGTLHIPALSFAGGTTGPLELEVTPADASVEAAGRKDVFLEATVDPASAYVGQQMTYTVRLFFATDLTSGALEDPQVTGIDFRRLGDEVNYQAERGGRRYNVIERRYAAIPQREGHLKIPSVAFQGEAVNMANSDAFFGNGTPVTAASPAVDIDVRAAPAQASRAAWLPARALSLTMDGGPAHGDLHVGEPLNLVMSLQATGLPYEALPSLSLPSLDGATVYPDKPVNGTRVEGPWLVGRRQQSFAVVPHRAGTLTIPETTLTWWNVAENHAETARIPAQTLTVLPAAGTPASSSSAPQSSVAAPATTPGEVPVTAVRQIPWRLLALISLGLWVISVVGWLVWRRRPRGPRSAPGVSPDATNGSASRLQAAFLAEAKGNDTGRQASALLAWARAERPALQNLGELAQALSAGPQREAIDALQRKRYAGVEETGLGDRLAQAFKQGFAWQPAAEAGDGSPLPPLYPFNLRR, encoded by the coding sequence GTGAAGCTGCGTCTGTGGAGATTCCTGTGCTGCGGCATCCTTTGCCTGTGGCCGCTGGTGTCGCTGGCCGCCGAGGTGCAGGCCACGCTGGATCGCCAGCAAGTGGCCCTGGGCGAGACCGTCACACTGAACCTGCGCGCCAATGGCGGCGGCATGGCGTCCGTGCCCGACCTGAGCGTGTTGTCGCGCGATTTCGCCGTGCTCGGTTCGTCGAGCAACACCAGCATCAGCATCATCAACGGGCAGCGCGCCGCACAGCTGACCGTGGGCGTGGCCCTGCGCCCCTTGCACGCGGGTACGCTGCACATTCCCGCGCTGTCCTTCGCCGGCGGCACCACCGGGCCGCTGGAGCTGGAGGTGACGCCCGCGGATGCCAGCGTCGAGGCGGCGGGGCGCAAGGACGTTTTCCTTGAGGCCACGGTCGATCCGGCGAGCGCCTACGTCGGCCAGCAGATGACCTATACCGTGCGCCTGTTCTTCGCGACCGACCTCACCAGCGGTGCGCTGGAAGATCCGCAGGTCACGGGCATCGACTTCCGCCGGCTGGGCGATGAGGTCAACTACCAGGCCGAGCGGGGCGGTCGCCGCTACAACGTCATCGAGCGCCGCTACGCCGCCATCCCGCAGCGCGAGGGGCACCTCAAGATTCCGTCGGTGGCGTTCCAGGGCGAAGCGGTCAACATGGCCAATTCGGACGCCTTCTTTGGCAACGGCACGCCGGTGACCGCGGCCTCGCCGGCGGTCGACATCGATGTGCGCGCAGCGCCGGCCCAGGCCTCGCGCGCTGCGTGGCTGCCCGCGCGCGCGCTCAGCCTCACCATGGATGGCGGCCCGGCGCACGGTGATCTGCATGTCGGCGAGCCGCTGAACCTGGTGATGAGTCTGCAGGCCACCGGGCTGCCCTACGAAGCGCTGCCGTCGCTCAGCCTGCCGTCGCTGGACGGCGCCACCGTGTATCCGGACAAGCCGGTGAACGGCACGCGCGTGGAAGGCCCGTGGCTGGTCGGACGTCGGCAGCAGAGTTTCGCCGTGGTGCCGCATCGCGCCGGCACGCTCACCATTCCGGAAACCACGCTCACCTGGTGGAACGTGGCGGAAAACCACGCCGAAACCGCGCGCATTCCGGCGCAGACCCTGACCGTACTGCCCGCCGCCGGGACGCCTGCCTCCTCGTCGTCGGCTCCGCAGTCCAGCGTTGCAGCGCCCGCCACCACGCCCGGCGAGGTCCCTGTCACCGCTGTCAGGCAGATCCCGTGGCGCCTGCTTGCCCTGATCAGCCTGGGCCTGTGGGTGATCAGCGTGGTGGGGTGGCTGGTGTGGCGTCGGCGTCCGCGTGGGCCCCGGTCGGCGCCGGGCGTTTCCCCGGATGCCACGAACGGATCGGCCTCACGTCTGCAGGCGGCCTTCCTTGCCGAGGCAAAGGGGAATGACACTGGGCGGCAGGCCAGCGCACTGCTCGCCTGGGCGCGCGCGGAACGACCCGCGTTGCAGAACCTGGGTGAGCTGGCGCAGGCGTTGTCGGCTGGCCCACAGCGCGAAGCCATCGATGCGCTGCAGCGCAAGCGCTATGCGGGGGTGGAAGAAACGGGTCTTGGCGACCGGCTCGCCCAGGCGTTCAAGCAAGGCTTCGCGTGGCAGCCTGCGGCAGAGGCCGGTGACGGCTCGCCGTTGCCGCCGCTCTATCCCTTCAATCTTCGTCGTTGA
- a CDS encoding efflux RND transporter permease subunit, whose protein sequence is MILPALCIRRPVMTTLLMVALLVFGIAAYPKLPVNELPNVDFPTITVNASLPGAAPETMATAVATPLENQLSTIAGIQSMTSTSALGSTSITLTFELDRNIDGAAQDVQAAISSAQRQLPTNMPTPPTFRKVNPADAAILYLTLRSRTQPLSVVDDYAETQLAQRLSMIDGVAQVNVYGSQKYAVRISVDPQKLAASGIGIDTVQNAVSAANVNLATGSLNGNRQLLQIRSDGQLPRANLYNNIIVAYRNGAPVRLADLGKADDSVQNDQVASWYNGERAIVLAIQRQPGSNTVATIDRIRAVLPAFEATLPPSIKLAVLYDRSVSIRESVSDVQFTLLLAGVLVVLVIYLFLGNASATLIPALALPVSIVGTFGAMFALGYSLDNLSLLALTLVVGFVVDDAIVMLENIVRHVEDGMDPYEASLKGASEIGFTIFSMTLSLVAVFLPVMFMGGIVGRLFHEFAVTLSVAILISGFVSITLTPMLCSRFLKHAEHEKKARIVLWFDAGFERVRRGYVSTLTWAVHHPRSILGLFAASLLATGLLFVVVDKDFIPAGDSGQLNVNVEGPDDTSVAGMVLRQQQLAKIVADDPNVASYMSSVGSGGARTTTNNGSLSLTLKPASERPQGINDIMQELRAKFAAVPGIRAYIQNPPSIQVGGRQSKAQYQYTLQSIDTPALYHWSGKVIDAFSKLPGFQDVTSDLDLNGPSIVVNVDRDKLGTLGLTMDQVQTALGSAFGASQISTIYGASSQYWVILQVYYALQNDPDVLSQLYVTSSSGTLVPLNAVASFERKPQALTVNHQGQIPAVTVSFNLAPGVSLSEAVASIGGAMKQMNLPPTITGSVQGTAQAFQDSMQGMGLLLVLAVFVIYLVLGILYESFIHPLTILSGLPSAGVGALLTLMVFRAPLDLFSFVGIVMLIGIVKKNAIMMIDFALEKQRNEGTDPALAIVEACHVRFRPIMMTTMAAFAGTLPIALGLGAGAETRRPLGLAVVGGLLVSQVLTLYLTPVIYLYLDRLHARFSSKRRVGGVEAAH, encoded by the coding sequence ATGATTCTGCCCGCTCTGTGCATCCGACGTCCGGTGATGACCACGCTGCTGATGGTGGCGCTGCTGGTGTTCGGCATCGCGGCGTATCCCAAGCTGCCGGTCAACGAGCTGCCCAACGTCGACTTCCCCACCATCACGGTGAACGCGAGCCTGCCCGGTGCCGCGCCGGAGACCATGGCAACCGCGGTGGCGACGCCGCTGGAGAACCAGCTCTCCACCATTGCCGGCATCCAGTCGATGACCTCGACCAGCGCGCTGGGCTCCACCTCGATCACGCTGACCTTCGAGCTCGACCGCAATATCGACGGTGCCGCGCAGGACGTGCAGGCAGCCATCTCCTCGGCGCAGCGCCAGCTGCCTACCAACATGCCCACGCCGCCAACCTTCCGCAAGGTGAATCCGGCGGATGCGGCCATCCTCTATCTCACGCTGCGTTCGCGCACGCAGCCACTGTCGGTGGTGGATGACTACGCGGAAACGCAGCTGGCGCAGCGCCTGTCGATGATCGACGGCGTGGCGCAGGTGAACGTGTACGGCTCGCAGAAGTATGCGGTGCGCATCAGCGTGGATCCGCAGAAGCTGGCGGCCAGCGGCATCGGCATCGATACCGTGCAAAATGCGGTGTCCGCGGCGAACGTGAACCTCGCCACCGGCTCGCTCAACGGCAATCGCCAACTGCTGCAGATCCGTTCGGACGGCCAGCTCCCGCGCGCCAATCTCTACAACAACATCATCGTCGCCTATCGCAATGGTGCGCCGGTGCGCCTGGCTGATCTCGGCAAGGCCGATGACAGCGTGCAGAACGACCAGGTGGCCAGCTGGTACAACGGCGAGCGTGCCATCGTGCTGGCCATCCAGCGCCAGCCCGGCTCCAACACCGTGGCCACCATTGATCGCATCCGTGCGGTGCTGCCCGCCTTCGAAGCCACCCTGCCGCCGTCGATCAAGCTGGCGGTGCTGTACGACCGTTCGGTGTCCATCCGCGAATCGGTCAGCGACGTGCAGTTCACCCTGCTGCTGGCGGGTGTGCTGGTGGTGCTGGTGATCTACCTGTTCCTCGGCAACGCTTCGGCCACGCTGATTCCGGCACTGGCCTTGCCGGTGTCCATCGTCGGCACCTTCGGCGCGATGTTCGCGCTGGGTTACAGCCTGGACAATCTCTCGCTGTTGGCGTTGACGCTCGTTGTCGGCTTCGTGGTGGACGATGCCATCGTGATGCTGGAAAACATCGTGCGCCATGTCGAGGACGGCATGGACCCGTACGAGGCATCCCTGAAGGGCGCCAGCGAAATCGGCTTCACCATCTTCTCCATGACGTTGTCGCTGGTGGCGGTGTTCCTGCCGGTGATGTTCATGGGCGGCATCGTGGGGCGCCTGTTCCACGAATTTGCCGTGACGCTGAGCGTGGCGATCCTGATCTCCGGCTTCGTGTCCATCACGCTCACGCCCATGTTGTGCAGCCGCTTCCTGAAGCACGCTGAGCATGAGAAGAAGGCGCGCATCGTGCTGTGGTTCGATGCCGGCTTCGAGCGCGTGCGCCGCGGTTACGTGAGCACGCTGACCTGGGCCGTGCATCATCCGCGCAGCATCCTGGGCTTGTTCGCGGCCAGTCTGCTGGCCACCGGCCTGCTGTTCGTGGTGGTGGACAAGGACTTCATTCCGGCCGGCGATTCGGGTCAGCTCAACGTCAACGTCGAGGGTCCGGACGACACGTCGGTGGCAGGCATGGTGCTGCGCCAGCAGCAGCTGGCCAAGATCGTCGCTGACGATCCCAACGTGGCCAGCTATATGTCGTCCGTGGGCAGCGGCGGTGCGCGTACCACGACCAACAACGGCTCGCTGTCACTCACGCTGAAGCCGGCCAGCGAACGTCCGCAGGGCATCAACGACATCATGCAGGAGCTGCGCGCGAAGTTCGCCGCGGTGCCGGGTATCCGTGCCTACATCCAGAACCCGCCATCCATCCAGGTGGGCGGACGCCAGTCCAAGGCGCAGTACCAGTACACGCTGCAGTCCATCGACACTCCTGCGCTGTACCACTGGTCGGGTAAGGTGATCGACGCCTTCAGCAAGTTGCCGGGCTTCCAGGACGTCACCAGCGACCTCGATCTCAACGGGCCCTCCATCGTGGTCAACGTGGACCGGGACAAGCTCGGCACGCTGGGCCTGACCATGGATCAGGTGCAGACGGCGCTCGGCTCGGCCTTCGGTGCCAGCCAGATCTCCACCATCTACGGCGCGTCCTCGCAGTACTGGGTGATCCTGCAGGTGTACTACGCGCTGCAGAACGATCCCGATGTACTGTCGCAGCTCTACGTCACCTCCAGCAGCGGCACGCTGGTGCCGCTCAATGCGGTGGCGAGCTTCGAGCGCAAGCCGCAGGCGCTCACGGTGAATCACCAGGGGCAGATTCCGGCGGTCACGGTGTCATTCAATCTGGCGCCGGGCGTGAGCCTTAGCGAAGCGGTGGCCAGCATCGGCGGCGCCATGAAGCAGATGAACCTGCCGCCGACGATCACCGGCAGCGTGCAGGGTACGGCGCAGGCTTTCCAGGATTCGATGCAGGGCATGGGCCTGCTGCTGGTGCTGGCAGTGTTCGTGATCTACCTGGTGCTGGGCATCCTGTACGAGAGCTTCATCCATCCGTTGACGATTCTCTCGGGCCTGCCGTCGGCCGGCGTGGGTGCGTTGCTGACGCTGATGGTGTTCCGCGCGCCGCTGGACCTGTTCTCCTTCGTGGGTATCGTGATGCTCATCGGCATCGTGAAGAAGAACGCGATCATGATGATCGACTTTGCGCTGGAGAAGCAGCGCAACGAAGGCACGGATCCGGCGCTGGCCATCGTGGAGGCCTGCCACGTGCGTTTTCGCCCGATCATGATGACCACCATGGCGGCGTTCGCGGGCACCTTGCCGATTGCACTGGGGCTGGGCGCAGGTGCGGAGACGCGTCGCCCGTTGGGCCTAGCGGTGGTCGGCGGCCTGCTGGTGTCGCAGGTGCTCACGCTGTACCTGACCCCGGTGATCTACCTGTACCTGGATCGGCTGCATGCGCGTTTCTCGAGCAAGCGGCGCGTGGGTGGAGTCGAAGCCGCGCATTGA
- a CDS encoding M20/M25/M40 family metallo-hydrolase, producing the protein MRRLPLTLLSASLMLAIGTANAATQTTIPAAAVKTAEQLRDTAMNDNTAYKIVESLTTEVGPRIAGGPADVRGREWAIAKFKALGFDKVYTEEVSYPLWERHSEHAAIVAPFPQPLDLIALGYSAGTPKGGLTAEVVHFDTLDALKKADPASVKGKIVYIDERMQRHKDGADYAIGSGIRVGGPVIAAKMGAAAFLLRSAGTDDHSRTPHTGVTGFTDPKDAIPAAALSNPDADQLTRILGYGKPVSIKLDLDVGFNGTYKGANVIGEVTGKKHPEQVVAIGGHLDSWDPGTGAIDDGAGVAIAMAAGKLIHDMPQRPDRTIRVIAFANEEMGLWGGRAYADKHAKEVSNFQLGTESDFGAGKIWLMTASVKPEARGAIDQIAKVLAPIGVDYDAKKPGGGGSDLSQMHGKGMAALSLVQDGTYYFDYHHTANDTLDKIDPKELAQNVAVYAAFSYMAAQADGDFGSKPGAFKGDGAEE; encoded by the coding sequence ATGCGCCGATTGCCGCTTACCCTGCTTTCCGCCAGCCTGATGCTTGCCATCGGCACGGCGAACGCAGCGACCCAGACCACCATCCCTGCCGCAGCCGTAAAGACGGCCGAACAGCTGCGCGACACGGCCATGAACGACAACACGGCGTATAAGATCGTCGAGTCGCTGACCACGGAAGTGGGCCCGCGCATTGCCGGCGGCCCGGCCGACGTGCGCGGCCGCGAGTGGGCCATCGCCAAGTTCAAGGCGCTGGGCTTCGACAAGGTCTACACCGAGGAAGTGAGCTACCCGCTGTGGGAACGCCACAGCGAACACGCCGCGATCGTGGCGCCCTTCCCGCAGCCGCTCGACCTGATTGCACTGGGTTATTCCGCCGGCACGCCCAAGGGCGGCCTGACCGCCGAAGTGGTGCACTTCGACACGCTCGATGCGCTGAAGAAGGCCGATCCGGCCAGCGTGAAGGGCAAGATCGTCTATATCGACGAGCGCATGCAGCGTCACAAGGATGGCGCCGACTACGCCATCGGCTCAGGCATCCGCGTAGGCGGCCCGGTGATCGCCGCCAAGATGGGCGCCGCCGCTTTCCTGCTGCGCTCCGCCGGCACCGATGACCATAGCCGCACGCCACACACCGGCGTCACCGGCTTCACCGATCCGAAGGACGCCATCCCGGCGGCCGCGCTGTCCAACCCCGATGCCGACCAGCTCACGCGCATCCTGGGCTACGGCAAGCCGGTGAGCATCAAGCTGGATCTGGATGTGGGCTTCAATGGCACCTACAAGGGCGCCAACGTGATCGGTGAAGTCACGGGCAAGAAGCATCCGGAACAGGTCGTTGCCATCGGCGGTCACCTCGATTCGTGGGACCCGGGCACCGGCGCCATCGATGACGGCGCGGGCGTGGCCATTGCCATGGCGGCCGGCAAGCTCATCCACGACATGCCGCAGCGCCCCGACCGCACCATCCGTGTCATCGCCTTCGCCAACGAAGAGATGGGCCTGTGGGGCGGCCGTGCCTACGCCGACAAGCACGCCAAGGAAGTGTCGAACTTCCAGCTCGGCACCGAGTCGGACTTCGGCGCCGGCAAGATCTGGCTGATGACCGCCAGTGTGAAGCCCGAAGCTCGCGGCGCCATCGACCAGATCGCCAAGGTGCTCGCGCCCATCGGCGTGGACTACGACGCCAAGAAGCCCGGCGGCGGCGGCTCCGACCTGTCGCAGATGCATGGCAAGGGCATGGCCGCGCTGAGCCTGGTGCAGGATGGCACGTACTACTTCGACTACCACCACACCGCCAACGACACGCTAGACAAGATCGACCCCAAGGAGCTGGCGCAGAACGTCGCGGTGTATGCCGCGTTCTCGTACATGGCGGCGCAGGCCGATGGTGATTTCGGCTCGAAGCCGGGCGCCTTCAAGGGTGATGGCGCGGAGGAGTGA
- the mscL gene encoding large-conductance mechanosensitive channel protein MscL: MSMIKEFKEFAMRGNVIDLAVGVVIGGAFGKIVTALVDQIIMPPIGMLTGGVDFSQMKLVLKPADNTDPAHKIAEVAIGYGNFINTLIQFLIIAFAIFLVVKAINKLTKKQEAAPAAPPADVVLLTEIRDLLKSQNPK; the protein is encoded by the coding sequence ATGAGCATGATCAAAGAGTTCAAAGAATTCGCCATGCGTGGCAACGTCATCGACCTCGCGGTCGGCGTGGTCATTGGCGGCGCGTTCGGCAAGATCGTCACCGCGCTGGTGGACCAGATCATCATGCCGCCCATCGGCATGCTTACCGGCGGCGTCGACTTCTCGCAGATGAAGTTAGTGCTCAAGCCGGCCGACAATACCGATCCGGCGCACAAAATCGCCGAAGTGGCTATTGGTTACGGCAACTTCATCAATACCCTGATCCAGTTCCTCATCATTGCCTTCGCGATCTTCCTGGTGGTCAAGGCCATCAACAAGCTCACCAAGAAGCAGGAAGCCGCCCCCGCGGCCCCGCCGGCCGACGTGGTGCTGCTCACCGAGATCCGCGACCTGCTGAAGTCGCAGAACCCGAAGTAA
- a CDS encoding MarR family winged helix-turn-helix transcriptional regulator, which translates to MTKAEDISFGYLLNDVTLLIRKHFDRRAVKFGLTRAQWRATKMLYHREGMRQTELAESLEMEPIAVGRVIDRLQAAGFVERRPDPKDRRAWRLYVTDQARGVIADMELIARGIRKDAAKGIPVAELEQALGVLNRMKDNLQALDTGTAEEVGEA; encoded by the coding sequence ATGACTAAGGCAGAAGACATTTCCTTCGGCTATCTGCTCAACGACGTCACCTTGCTCATCCGCAAGCACTTCGACAGACGCGCCGTGAAATTCGGGTTGACCCGTGCACAGTGGCGGGCCACGAAGATGCTTTACCACCGCGAAGGCATGCGCCAGACCGAGTTGGCCGAATCGCTCGAGATGGAGCCCATTGCGGTGGGGCGCGTGATCGATCGCCTGCAGGCCGCCGGTTTCGTCGAGCGCCGCCCCGATCCCAAGGATCGCCGCGCCTGGCGCCTGTATGTCACCGACCAGGCGCGCGGCGTCATCGCCGACATGGAACTCATTGCGCGGGGTATCCGCAAGGACGCCGCCAAGGGCATCCCCGTGGCCGAGCTGGAACAGGCGCTGGGCGTGCTCAACCGCATGAAGGACAACCTCCAGGCGCTGGATACCGGCACCGCCGAGGAAGTAGGCGAGGCCTAA